GCCGTGAAACGCTCCTGGGAAGTTAGACTCTACACCGTCAACAACAGCTTTCTCCATGGTGGAGATTATAGTAACCTGCTTTCGTATACTTTCACTGTTCATTTCAAGACTTTTACGAAGCTCCGCGAGGAACTGATACCAGTTGGTACCGTTCTCTTCGTTGACAACAGCGTACGCCAACGGTAACACGCCTCCGTCTCCGTCAAATCCGCTAGCAACGAGCAATGTTCCCGGATACTTGCTCTTTAAAACCGCCTTGTCGAGAGCGATGAGAGGACGGCAGGCAGTTAAAAACCCGGTGATCGACGCTTTGAATGATACAAACACTTGTTGAAACCTCTCATCTTTAGGATTCGCGTGAACAACAGCTAAACTCCCTGGATTTGATCTCATGATTTCGTCGCAGTACTGTGGAAGGAGACGATACTCTTCTTCAAACGAGCCGGAGACGCGTAGCCTCCCCATTAACCGCTCTTTCCCTCTCCACGCTTGCTTGTAAGACAATGCAATCCCGTGAGTTCTGTGGATCTCTTCTAGTATCTGCTTCGGTTTGAAATGAGGATTCTCTTTCACCTTTTCTGCAACGGTATCAGCAACCCACTGAACAGTGGCTTGCTGATGACCGAGATGTGGAACCCCACAGCAAGTGTGGGTGGCGTGAATGGTTCTTATAGTGAAAGTTGGAGCTTTAGGAAGCTTGGCGCAGTGGATCCTCCAAGGGCAGCCTTGGGACGTGCACTTTGCGGTGAAGCGTGTCTTGTCGGATTTGATCGTTTGCATCTCGAAACGCTGAGAGATCGCTGCTTCTCGCAGCGATTTTCTACAGGCTTTGGCGTCCGGAAACTCCTTACCAACGGTCATACCGGGGACAGACCAGCATTGAGAAGGAGCCAAGTCTAAGTTATCATCATCAATCTCTTGCTTCTGTCTAGCTCCAGTGGCTTCGGTTACAGAGTCATCGTTGTGATGAATCGTTGAGTCTTGAAGAGCCGTCGCTTTGTGTTCTTGGAACTGGCTCCAGACCTCGTTTTCCTCGTAGGGAGAACCGATCTGGAGGTTGATGTCGAGTAGCTGTTCGAATTCGGAGTTGTAGTCGTGAGTAGGGAACAGCTCAAAGTTGTGTCGGATTCCAGTGAAATGATCTTGTCTGAACGACGAGTGAGGGTTCTCAGGCTTCACAAGCTCGTCGTTTGCCATAATCAATAACTAACCAAAGCTCGTCACTTGCTGTCAATGTATTGATCATGAGAAGTATATAGTCAGAAACTTTGATCGAAAATTCACAGAAAATTATTTTGAGATCATTTACAACAATGTTCCACACTGTATAAGTCCAACTcgaaaaaattcacaaaattgAGCATGCAAAGCCacagagaagagaaaaaatacGCAATGCTTCTGAATATAACCAAAGGAAGCATATAACATTAGCTAATGGCAAGAGAAGGaactattttatataagaaatgAGGAGGATTGTGGAACTCACGATAGGAAGTGATGAGAAGAATCTGAATCCAGCGAGACCCGATTGAAGGAAAAAGTACAAAAGTGAAAGTGAATAATTCAAAAGAGAAGCGGTTAAGATTCTGTGTGTAGGGTTTAACTGTTTGTCTTGCTGGAGAAAGTGAAGGAGAATGTTTCTGTGGTCAACAAGAATAAAGAGATGACGTCGACTAAGAACGAAGggtatttaagttttttttttctatttatttcatTCGAGGGGATTTAGGCGGCCCACTAATTGAGATTACTAAGGCCCACCACGATCATTAGTATCGGTAAACTAGTTGATTAGTATGAGAGAAGCCCATATATGTTCTTATTTGTTTGTGTTAATGACTTTGGAGTCTTAACACATAGACATAGACCGGTTTGATTTCCTTAACCGTCTTATTGGCTTTATAGTAAAAATTCTAGGTTTTTTTCCGGTTTAATTTAGCATTCTACATTATTCCGGCATCGAACTggaattaatttaaaatgaaaaactaagCTCGAACCGGAAAATACTAATTATGcagaaaattggaaaaaaatatacaatttcaGCACACTGTCATGAATGAATTTCATAGGAGTGATTAAAAGTGCAATCAAGACTTTAATCTTCGTAAAACATGTAGAATTACCGGTTGTAATATTGTATGCGAAATGTTTTTCTAGTTTGTAATGCATAATTAATCGgtataaaaggaaaaaaaaaggaagttggAACCCGGTTAACCGTCTTATTGGTTTTACAGTAAAAATCGGGATTTTCCCGGTCTAATTTCCTTAACCGTTTTATATTGgcgctataaaaaaaaattcgaggTTAAAAAAAGGgtttctcttctcctcttcgcCTGAATAAGACTTTCGTCATCGCCATGGCCGCCGATGAGTTGATGCCGACTCACAAGTCGCACAGGGCTCCCAAATCAGGTCGTACCATGAAGAAGAAATCCGAAACCGACAAGAAGAAACGTGGCGTCTCCGATAACAAGAAGCAAAACCCTAAAGTAAGTCCCTCTCATCTCTTAAACGTCTCTTAGAGAGTTTCTTGAGTAACAAGCAACAACTTGTAACTTGATTCTGCAGGCGTTTAGCTTTACATCGGCTGCTAAGGCGAAGATTCTGAAGCTTCACGCTGTGGAGAAGGAGCAACGTACGGCGAATTCACCTTCCGACTATTGATCGTAATTACGGCGATCCTCCTCCTTTCGTCGTCGTTGTTCAAGGTCCCCCAGGGGTACTGTGTTGTTTTTAGACACTCtctgtatatgttttttttttttggttttgatggtCTCTTGCCACTTTGTTTGTTTGGTTACTTTAGGTCGGAAAGTCTCTTGTGATTAAGTCCCTTGTGAAGCACTTTACACACCAGAATGTACCGGAAGTTCGAGGACCTATTACCATTGTACAAGGTTCTGTTCTGTGCTACATTCTTCATTAGTGTTTTCTTATATTAATGAGTTATAGtggaaacaatatttttttaaattcgatTTATTCGATTTAAATCTGTTAAAATGAGTCTAAATCGATATAAAgtggtctaaatttttttaatcaaacaatAATGTTAGTGAAATctataaatttgttaaaaaaaaataattcgtcaaaaaatatataattagaaacaaaagaaactaaaatatctaatataaatataaagatgtagaaatttcttgaacattgtttATATAGTgagttttaaggtttagggtttgattcATCTTCTCATGTTTGGCTGGTCATGTATTTAGGTAAGAAGAATCGGATACAGTTTGTGGAATGTCCTAATGATATCAATGGGATGGTGGATTGTGCCAAGGTTGCTGATCTAGCTATTCTTCTCATAGACGGGAGTTATGGTTTTGAGATGGTGAGTAGTGAGACATACACCATTGACTATTATTTTTCTTCGCTTTACTGTGTTTTAATCTGTTTAATTAATCCGCAGGAAACCTTTGAGTTCCTCAATATAATGCAAGTGCATGGATTTCCCAAAGTTATGGGAGTCCTCACTCACCTGGATAAGTTCAACGACGTAAAGAAGctaaggaaaacaaaaaaaacgtcTCACGCATCGTTTTTGGACCGAAATATACAAAGGAgctaaattgttttatttatctGGTCTCATTCATGGGAAGTAAGTATCACCCACGTTGAATagtttcatcgatttaggatgACGTGTGGAAGAGGTTCACCTTTGATCTATATCTTTTATTGTCAGGTATTCAAAACTTGAAGTTGACAAGCTTTCCTGCTTTATATCTTTATCTTTAACCAAGTTTCATCCATTGAAGTGGCGAACGTCACATCCTTATGTGTTGGCTGATCGTATGGAAGATGTTACACCGCCCGAGAAACTTCAGATGGATAAGAAATGCGATAGAAATGTCACGTTGTATGGTTACCTACGTGGTTGTAACTTAAAAAAAGGGATGAAGGTATGTCATCAGATTATTGTCCTTAAAATACTGAATCCTCTTAgccttaaataatatatataatctcTTATGATTATTATCAGGTTCATATTGCTGGAGTTGGTGATTATAGTTTAGCCGGGGTGACTGCCTTACCTGATCCTTGTCCTTTACCCTCAGCTGCCAAGAAGAAGGGGCTGCGGGACAGAGAAAAACTTTTCTACGCTCCTATGTCCGGGATTGGAGATCTTTTGTATGACAAAGATGCTGTTTACATCAACATAAATGATCACCTTGTTCAGTACTCTAAAACAGATGATAAAAATGGAGATTCTACTAATAAAGGTTACTTACTTGTTTCCCAAGTTTTAGTACCATATGGTGTCCTATATGTTTATGTAGTGGTCTCTTTGGagcatttaatttaatttaaacttttGGTCGTTCTAGGATCTCTAATTatgacattttttttctcttggcaGGAAAGGGAAGGGATGTAGGTGAAGATTTGGTGAAGTCGTTGCAGAACACAAAATATTCTGTTGATGAGAAGTTAGGGAAGACGTTCATCAATTTATTTGGTAAAAAGACTATTTCCACCAGCTCAGAAAGAAAACTTGAGGAAGAGTCATCAGAGTCTGGTGATGAAGCTGAAGATTGTGTAATGGATGTAGAGAGCAGCGATGGTAAAACAAAGCAGAAAAATGAGATCCATGGTGGTCGGTTGAGGAGGAAAGCTATCTTCAAAGATGAAGTTGGCGATAGTGATGCAATGGTAATAATCTCTTTGCTTGATCTGATTTTTCGTACTACTTCTATGCATTATTAAAGTGTTTAGGATAGAAAATTATTGTTTAGACGGGCGCTTAGACCAATTTTTTAAATCGTTTCGCTTAGACCTGATTTGTCAAGCATGGTGGGTGTGACGCAGGGCTCAGACCAAGATGATGTTgagggagaagaagatgttgaaTTTGACGGTGATGAATctgaagacgaagaagatgacTCTGCGTCTGACTCGCAGGACTTAGATGAAGATGATGTCCAGGAAGCAGAAGATAAGGTCCTTGGTAACATATCAAAATGGAAAGAACCCTTAAAGGAGAAGGGCAGAGAGAAGAAACCCAACTTGATGCAAATTGTTTATGGTGGACCGGGACCATCAGCTACTACTCCCTTGATAAATGAAACCCATGCAattagtgatgatgatgaagaaagtGATGCTGAAGATTTCTTTAAGCTAAAAGGAGAACAAAGCAAGGTTTGTCATTTTCAAAGACCATtcaaactttggtgattcttgtCTCATACTAACGGCTCTTTGTTTAATCTATTTCCAGAACTTAGGTGGTGCAATTAATGTGGGATATGTCAACGCAGATGACTGTTCAAGATTTGTAAATTATGGAAACCTGAAAATttggaaagagaaagaagactgTGAGATCATCCGTAATCGATTCACCACTGGTGATTGGTCAGAAGCTGCCCTGAGAAATCAAAACTCAGTCCCTGGCGATGAAGGTGGTGATTTTGAGGATCTAGAAGCAGAGAACGTGGAGTCTGGTACAAATCAAAATGAAGATAGTGAAGTAGTTGAGCGTAGGCATCAAAAGCTGGCTCTCCGAGCGAAGTTTGATGCGAACAATCCCATTTATAGTGAAGCCAAGGAACTCGGATACGTTGATAAAGTTAGTAAATGTTTTTGCCACCTATTCTCTATTGTTTTCTCACTCTATTTGCTTTTCCAGATGAAGGAGGAGCTTGAAACTAGAAAACAAATGAACATGTTAGAGCTCAATGACCTTGATGAGGATACTCGAATTGAGGTAGAAGGTTTCCGGACTGGAACATACTTGCGTCTAGAGATTCACAATGTTCCTTGTGAGATGGTCGAGTTCTTTGATCCGTGTCATCCAGTTCTTATCGGAGGTATCGGTTACGGCGAGGATAATGCAGGATATATGCAGGTAAGGAGCTGAGGCTTACAaccatttttctcattttataactattttcatcatgaaaatataatatgttttttctttgtcgTTAGGCACGGTTGAAGAAACATAGGTGGCACAAGAAAGTACTGAAGACGAGAGATCCCATTATTGTGTCTATTGGATGGAGACGCTATCAGACTGTTCCTGTATACGCCATTGAGGATCGCAATGATAGGCATCGAATGCTCAAGTATACTCCGGAACACATGCACTGCCTTGCTACGTTCTGGGGTCCTCTTGTCCCGCCCAACACTGGCTTTGTCGCTTTCCAAAACCTGTCGAGTAATCAGGTATGCTAATGCACTGTTTTGCTTGAGATTTTGATGGTGTGATTGAGTttttgtgatatatatatttggttaaGTGAAGTGCATCTTTATGAAACGAGTAGTGTGAGTTTAAGTTGTGACTAACCAGTAGCCAATACTAGTATACAAGTATGCATAGTAAGgtcaatttttttaagaaaaaaatttaatggtaaattgtaaacttttaaaaagataattgtgtttattaaaattttattggtaaaaaaattattaggtatagtttattaaaaaattaaagcattaataatcaaaatttatgttttaccGAAATTCTCAAATTTACATCTGTTGTTCCCCGGCTGAGAGATCTGTTGTTCTACTTTCCCACTGAATGTTAGCTATcttggtgtgtgtgtgtgtcttcaGGCAGGGTTTAGGATAACAGCGACTTCTGTAGTACTCGAGTATAATCACCAAGCCCGTATCGCAAAGAAAATCAAGCTGGTTGGTCACCCATGCAAGATCAAGAAAAAAACTGCCTTCATCAAAGACATGTTCACTTCTGACCTTGAAATAGCTCGATTCGAAGGTTCCTCTGTCCGGACAGTTAATGGCATTAGAGGACAAGTTAAAAAGGTACACCCATTAGCTTAAGCATTTTCATTTCATGTTTGCTCTCCTGTTCTATACTAATAGCCTTTGCCTTTTTGTCAGGCTGGAAAAAACATGCTCGATAACAATGCACAGGAAGGGATCGCGAGGTGTACATTTGAAGATCAAATAAAAATGAGCGACATAGTCTTCTTAAAGGCTTGGCCGACGGTGGAAGTTCCACAGTTTTACAATCCTCTAACTACAGCGTTGCAGCCTCGGGAGAAGACCTGGACAGGGATGAGAACGTTTTGGGAGCTTCGTAGGCAGCATAATATTCCTATTCCGGTGAATAAGGATTCACTCTACAAGGTAAGAAAAGTCTATTAAACATTGTATATAGGAAGGTGACGTTTCccacaaataatttatatctttttgttgttgtagcCAATTGAAAGGAAGATAAAGAAGTTCAATCCATTGGTGATTTCAAATAAACTACAAGAAGAGTTACCGTTTGCTTCCAAACCCAAAAATAAACCAGGGCGAAAGAGACCGTCACTAGATGTTAGAAGAGCTGTTGTAATGGAGCCGGGAGAAAGAAAGGCTCTTGCTATAGTCCAGCAGTTGAAGCTGATGAATAAAGTCAAGGTAATGTTGTCTATGCATAAAAGTTGTGTTGGTATATGTGATctctttttattaataataatggACTTTGGAACtgtgaataaaaaaatacagaTGATTAAGAGAAAAGCAAAGGAGCAGGAGAAGAGGAAAGCGTATGAGGCAGAGAAAGCTAAGAAGGAGGTAATCTCTAAGAAACGTAACAGAGAGGAGAGACGTGAGAGGTATCGTACTGAAGATAATAAACAGAAGAATAAGAAGATGAGACGAAACCAAgattaatacatttttttttttgctaagaccAAGATTACTACATTTTTCTGATCTCAAACTAGTGTTGCTTCAAACTTTCATGTCATttatttaaaggaaaaaaaactaactGAAATTAGATTGGAAATGAAGCTAGATATCGAATTACTCTATAAATCATTTGGATTTGCATATTctatgattgtttttttctttcaattgtTGGTCTAGTGATATAATCAGAATTTTAAATTCAACTGCCACAAGGCCCACAAGTATGTATAAAATTTGTGACAAAACCAAAAATCACATGCATACTAATAATATACGAAGCTTCTTTAATCAGCTTTCATGATGGTGGGATGATCAAAATATCCTAAACAATCTTCCTCGGCAAACACATTATTTTTGTTAGAGTATAGAGTCTTATTCTGTCATGCTTTTCTATTTGTGAAAGAGATaatattctataaaaatatttggcaCACTTACTTTATTTAGCAGTATCAAATAAgtctaaaaaaaatctaatgtgatgttcccaaaaaaaaaaagtcagataaaaaaaaaaccctggTGGTATAACAAGTAAGTAAAgctaatatataattatcaaataaatagAATCCCAGCTTGGTAGAGACTTGAGTCAAATTGATTTCGTTATAAAACAATGACCATTGACCAGAAAATACGAAGAAAGTTTGGTAAAATTCGTTGTTATTGTTTTTTGGTCAGCTAATCTcctttatattatttggtgaGATAAGGTTTACATATCTGGAAATTAGGTAAGTAAaagaatataaattaatttcattattaaaaaaaaaagtcattaaGCAGAAAGAGAGGGAGTGATTAAAAAAGTTGCAAACTGCCAAAGAATTAgatagaaatacaaaaaaacgCCAAAGCTGTTAACTTTTGCTTTTTGGCCATAAACATTCCTTAATCTCTCTTCCCTTCTTTCTCACTCGTCTCCATCAAGCAAACtcccctctctttctctctcatcAACGCAGAGGCGACGATCGCACGCGACGAGCTCTCGACAGAGAGATTGGAGAGGAACATCGAAAGGGACGCAGGGAGAGATATTTTAGACGGGTAacgtcttctcttcttcttttccttctcTGTTTGCATCTGAAAATTGGATTTTTtagaaggtttttttttttttttttttgcatgtagAATTTATAAGAATGTTCTCAGTGTACTAGATGCTGTTGGATCATGTGTCTGTTTCTTGAttgaaagttttgattttgatgaacTTTGGAGACTACATGTGGAAAGTC
The nucleotide sequence above comes from Brassica napus cultivar Da-Ae chromosome A9, Da-Ae, whole genome shotgun sequence. Encoded proteins:
- the LOC106419903 gene encoding uncharacterized protein LOC106419903, whose amino-acid sequence is MANDELVKPENPHSSFRQDHFTGIRHNFELFPTHDYNSEFEQLLDINLQIGSPYEENEVWSQFQEHKATALQDSTIHHNDDSVTEATGARQKQEIDDDNLDLAPSQCWSVPGMTVGKEFPDAKACRKSLREAAISQRFEMQTIKSDKTRFTAKCTSQGCPWRIHCAKLPKAPTFTIRTIHATHTCCGVPHLGHQQATVQWVADTVAEKVKENPHFKPKQILEEIHRTHGIALSYKQAWRGKERLMGRLRVSGSFEEEYRLLPQYCDEIMRSNPGSLAVVHANPKDERFQQVFVSFKASITGFLTACRPLIALDKAVLKSKYPGTLLVASGFDGDGGVLPLAYAVVNEENGTNWYQFLAELRKSLEMNSESIRKQVTIISTMEKAVVDGVESNFPGAFHGFCVRHLAEMFSKEFHSSVLESLLWEAAHSPTVLEFNARLNSIQQISPEAFLWLQNISPSRWASACFEGTRFGQLTANVVTDSLNNWIEDVSGLPIIQTMECIHRRLMSLFKERREASLHWSDVLVPSAESRMLAAIAKSRGHRVYRANEAEFEVMDSEGNVVVDVQKRSCLCRRWEAFGLPCSHAVGALLSCEEDVYKYAESCFTVESYRRTYGESIEPVSDNVEWREKVLKIEGGGGGIRTPNVTGGARRGRRRIRPVDDGDRVKRLVHCSRCQQTGHFRTTCIAPM
- the LOC106420065 gene encoding LOW QUALITY PROTEIN: ribosome biogenesis protein BMS1 homolog (The sequence of the model RefSeq protein was modified relative to this genomic sequence to represent the inferred CDS: deleted 2 bases in 2 codons) codes for the protein MAADELMPTHKSHRAPKSGRTMKKKSETDKKKRGVSDNKKQNPKAFSFTSAAKAKILKLHAVEKEQVRRIHLPTIDRNYGDPPPFVVVVQGPPGVGKSLVIKSLVKHFTHQNVPEVRGPITIVQGKKNRIQFVECPNDINGMVDCAKVADLAILLIDGSYGFEMETFEFLNIMQVHGFPKVMGVLTHLDKFNDVKKLRKTKKRLTHRFWTEIYKGAKLFYLSGLIHGKYSKLEVDKLSCFISLSLTKFHPLKWRTSHPYVLADRMEDVTPPEKLQMDKKCDRNVTLYGYLRGCNLKKGMKVHIAGVGDYSLAGVTALPDPCPLPSAAKKKGLRDREKLFYAPMSGIGDLLYDKDAVYININDHLVQYSKTDDKNGDSTNKGKGRDVGEDLVKSLQNTKYSVDEKLGKTFINLFGKKTISTSSERKLEEESSESGDEAEDCVMDVESSDGKTKQKNEIHGGRLRRKAIFKDEVGDSDAMGSDQDDVEGEEDVEFDGDESEDEEDDSASDSQDLDEDDVQEAEDKVLGNISKWKEPLKEKGREKKPNLMQIVYGGPGPSATTPLINETHAISDDDEESDAEDFFKLKGEQSKNLGGAINVGYVNADDCSRFVNYGNLKIWKEKEDCEIIRNRFTTGDWSEAALRNQNSVPGDEGGDFEDLEAENVESGTNQNEDSEVVERRHQKLALRAKFDANNPIYSEAKELGYVDKMKEELETRKQMNMLELNDLDEDTRIEVEGFRTGTYLRLEIHNVPCEMVEFFDPCHPVLIGGIGYGEDNAGYMQARLKKHRWHKKVLKTRDPIIVSIGWRRYQTVPVYAIEDRNDRHRMLKYTPEHMHCLATFWGPLVPPNTGFVAFQNLSSNQAGFRITATSVVLEYNHQARIAKKIKLVGHPCKIKKKTAFIKDMFTSDLEIARFEGSSVRTVNGIRGQVKKAGKNMLDNNAQEGIARCTFEDQIKMSDIVFLKAWPTVEVPQFYNPLTTALQPREKTWTGMRTFWELRRQHNIPIPVNKDSLYKPIERKIKKFNPLVISNKLQEELPFASKPKNKPGRKRPSLDVRRAVVMEPGERKALAIVQQLKLMNKVKMIKRKAKEQEKRKAYEAEKAKKEVISKKRNREERRERYRTEDNKQKNKKMRRNQD